In the genome of Acetobacter oryzifermentans, one region contains:
- a CDS encoding Maf family protein codes for MQDLVLMPTPLQNRDSKLLLASGSFSRRKMLEDVGLDFDVQVGDVNEDILKAAGKREGWKPEAVALGLAEAKALSVQQPDAFIIGADQMLSCDSIWYDKPKDLAQAREQLLALRGHTHILHTAVALCRNGQVVWQHVDQPRLTMRLFSEAFLDAYLQTEGPACLASVGAYRLEGPGLQLFAYIEGDSFSIQGLPLLPLLEVLREMKVIFY; via the coding sequence ATGCAGGATTTAGTACTAATGCCGACTCCATTACAGAACAGAGATTCGAAACTGCTTTTGGCGAGTGGTTCTTTTTCTAGGCGCAAGATGCTTGAGGATGTTGGACTGGATTTTGATGTCCAGGTTGGAGATGTAAATGAAGACATCCTTAAAGCTGCAGGCAAACGTGAGGGATGGAAGCCTGAGGCTGTAGCTCTTGGGTTGGCTGAGGCCAAGGCGCTTTCTGTCCAGCAGCCAGATGCTTTTATTATTGGCGCAGATCAGATGTTGTCCTGCGATTCCATATGGTATGATAAGCCTAAGGATCTGGCGCAGGCCCGTGAGCAACTTCTGGCGTTAAGAGGCCATACCCATATTTTACATACGGCGGTTGCACTCTGTCGGAATGGTCAGGTGGTATGGCAGCATGTTGACCAGCCCCGTTTGACCATGCGTTTGTTTTCTGAAGCTTTTCTGGACGCCTATTTGCAAACCGAAGGCCCTGCGTGTCTGGCTTCTGTGGGTGCATATCGGTTGGAAGGGCCAGGTTTGCAGCTTTTTGCGTATATAGAAGGAGATTCTTTTTCCATTCAGGGGTTGCCTCTTCTGCCGCTTCTTGAAGTGTTGAGAGAGATGAAGGTGATTTTTTACTGA
- the pgm gene encoding phosphoglucomutase (alpha-D-glucose-1,6-bisphosphate-dependent) produces MPSISPFAGKPVDPDRLVNIDALLDAYYTRKPDPAIATQRVAFGTSGHRGSALTTSFNENHILAISQAIADYRKGTGITGPLFIGIDTHALSRPALKSALEVFAANGVEVRIDAQDGYTPTPVISHAILTYNRDRSSDLADGVVITPSHNPPEDGGYKYNPPHGGPADTDITKVVENAANDYMAKNMEGVKRVGLEEALKVPTTKRHDYITPYVDDLAAVVDMDVIRESGVSIGIDPLGGAAVDYWQPIIDKYGINATIVSKEVDPTFRFMTADWDGKIRMDCSSPYAMARLVGMKDKFDIAFANDTDADRHGIVSGKYGLMNPNHYLAVAIEYLFKNRENWNAHAGVGKTVVSSGMIDRVANEIGRKLVEVPVGFKWFVDGLYHGTLGFGGEESAGASFLRRAGTVWSTDKDGIILGLLAAEMTARTKRTPGAAYEDMTKRLGTPYYARIDAPATPEEKAILKNLSPEQIGMTELAGEPIITTLTNAPGNGAAIGGLKVSAKDGWFAARPSGTENVYKIYAESFKSEAHLKAIQTEAQNAISALFAQVAEKKAG; encoded by the coding sequence ATGCCCAGCATAAGCCCATTTGCCGGCAAGCCGGTCGATCCAGACCGCCTTGTTAATATCGATGCCTTGCTTGATGCCTATTACACCCGTAAGCCTGATCCTGCTATTGCAACGCAGCGTGTTGCGTTTGGTACGTCGGGGCATCGTGGGTCTGCGTTGACCACCAGTTTCAATGAAAACCACATTCTGGCGATCAGTCAGGCGATAGCTGACTACCGCAAGGGCACCGGCATTACTGGGCCACTATTTATCGGCATTGATACTCATGCGCTCTCGCGGCCAGCGTTAAAATCCGCGCTGGAAGTATTTGCGGCAAATGGCGTGGAAGTTCGCATTGATGCGCAGGATGGCTATACTCCCACGCCAGTCATCTCGCACGCGATTCTGACTTATAATCGCGACCGCAGTAGTGATTTGGCTGATGGCGTGGTTATTACGCCATCGCATAACCCGCCGGAAGATGGTGGCTATAAGTACAATCCTCCCCATGGCGGGCCGGCGGATACCGATATTACCAAGGTGGTGGAAAACGCGGCCAACGACTACATGGCCAAGAACATGGAAGGCGTAAAGCGCGTCGGCCTTGAAGAGGCGCTGAAAGTTCCCACCACAAAGCGCCATGACTACATTACCCCGTATGTGGATGACTTAGCTGCCGTGGTGGACATGGATGTCATTCGGGAATCCGGCGTGTCCATAGGTATCGATCCGCTAGGTGGGGCTGCAGTGGATTACTGGCAGCCGATCATAGACAAATACGGCATCAATGCTACGATTGTTAGCAAGGAAGTAGATCCGACCTTTCGTTTCATGACTGCTGACTGGGACGGGAAGATCCGCATGGATTGCTCTTCTCCCTATGCTATGGCCCGCTTGGTCGGGATGAAGGATAAGTTCGACATCGCTTTTGCCAATGATACTGATGCTGACCGTCATGGCATTGTGTCGGGTAAATACGGGCTTATGAATCCCAATCACTATCTTGCCGTTGCGATTGAATACCTGTTCAAAAACCGTGAAAACTGGAACGCCCATGCAGGCGTGGGCAAAACGGTGGTTAGCAGCGGCATGATTGATCGCGTGGCTAATGAAATCGGCCGCAAGTTGGTGGAGGTGCCAGTCGGGTTCAAGTGGTTCGTTGATGGTTTGTACCACGGCACATTGGGCTTTGGTGGGGAAGAAAGCGCAGGCGCGTCCTTCCTGCGCCGTGCTGGTACGGTATGGAGTACAGATAAGGACGGCATTATTCTTGGCCTACTTGCAGCCGAGATGACCGCTCGTACCAAGCGTACCCCCGGGGCTGCATATGAGGACATGACAAAACGTCTCGGCACGCCGTACTATGCGCGGATTGATGCCCCGGCTACTCCGGAGGAGAAGGCTATCCTGAAAAATCTATCTCCTGAGCAGATCGGCATGACCGAACTGGCGGGAGAGCCGATCATCACGACCCTAACTAACGCGCCGGGTAACGGGGCAGCCATTGGTGGCCTGAAGGTTTCAGCTAAAGATGGCTGGTTTGCTGCGCGTCCATCGGGTACAGAAAACGTCTATAAAATCTATGCTGAAAGCTTCAAGAGCGAGGCACACCTCAAGGCTATCCAGACTGAAGCGCAAAACGCAATTTCTGCATTGTTTGCTCAGGTAGCTGAAAAGAAAGCGGGCTGA
- a CDS encoding YaiI/YqxD family protein, with the protein MIRIFVDSDACPVKNEVYRVASRYNLHVFIVSNRMIMVPDSPLIERIVVDAGPDMADDWIAERVSDRDIVITADIPLAARCVEKGAYVLEPKGRILDEDAIGMALAVRNLMTDLRSAGVMTPGGSVFGKTDRSRFLSALDTLVTKAQKPRLRPLTFPNE; encoded by the coding sequence ATGATTCGTATTTTTGTTGATTCTGACGCGTGCCCCGTAAAAAACGAGGTCTATCGTGTGGCCAGTCGTTACAATCTGCATGTTTTCATTGTCTCAAACAGAATGATTATGGTTCCAGATTCACCTCTGATTGAGCGCATAGTGGTAGATGCAGGGCCAGACATGGCAGACGATTGGATTGCCGAGCGCGTATCAGACAGAGACATCGTGATTACAGCAGATATTCCGCTGGCAGCGCGATGTGTTGAAAAAGGCGCCTATGTTCTTGAGCCTAAAGGGCGAATTTTGGATGAAGATGCCATTGGTATGGCGTTGGCAGTGCGTAACCTGATGACAGATTTGCGTTCAGCCGGTGTCATGACACCGGGTGGAAGCGTATTTGGAAAAACAGATCGATCCCGTTTTCTTTCCGCTTTGGATACGCTGGTAACTAAAGCACAAAAGCCCCGTTTACGCCCACTGACATTTCCAAATGAATAA
- a CDS encoding Spy/CpxP family protein refolding chaperone, which translates to MKKVLMATALTLGMMTSAVSFAHAQEASPAVGAPPPGGPGCGPMHHHGMGGPILNLDGVKLTSAQKKKLKAIFDANKPSDPKADMEQIHSLHQQEREVLTTPGPVDQAKLQQIEQQISTMQTERATQRLQVETQVHDILTKKQLKQIAERPEPQMPPMCGNGAPPAPPAATESK; encoded by the coding sequence ATGAAAAAAGTTTTGATGGCTACAGCGCTGACGCTGGGAATGATGACCTCAGCAGTTTCTTTTGCACACGCACAGGAAGCCTCTCCGGCTGTTGGCGCACCTCCGCCGGGTGGCCCGGGCTGTGGTCCGATGCATCATCATGGGATGGGTGGTCCTATTCTGAATCTGGATGGCGTTAAGCTGACCTCTGCTCAGAAGAAAAAGCTGAAAGCTATTTTTGATGCAAACAAGCCTTCAGACCCGAAAGCGGACATGGAGCAGATTCACAGCCTGCACCAGCAGGAACGTGAAGTGCTGACGACACCGGGTCCGGTTGATCAGGCTAAGTTGCAGCAGATTGAACAGCAGATCAGCACCATGCAGACCGAGCGTGCAACACAGCGCCTGCAGGTTGAAACGCAGGTTCATGATATTCTGACCAAGAAACAGCTGAAGCAGATTGCCGAACGCCCTGAACCCCAGATGCCGCCAATGTGCGGAAATGGTGCACCTCCGGCTCCGCCGGCCGCAACCGAAAGCAAATAA
- a CDS encoding multidrug effflux MFS transporter, with translation MTTSSTHPALFKNGLPLQLILLLGLVTAIGPLATDMYLPAFPDVERDLGGGAGSAQFTLGAWFLGLAFGQFSQGPLSDRFGRKVPLVIGLAVFAVASAMCAVVRDYHLFCIMRFIGAFGGSASAVIPRAIVRDVATGKKGAHIMAQLTLVFGVMPVLAPSMGSLVLEFGNWRWIFWSGTLYAILGMVGIIYMLPDTLSPAHRMRLAPFEIFTRYRTILREPVFLSNALITTFSTFVMFAYLGSAPVLFEQVLHFSPTAFGVFFGANAAAFILGTQINGRLVHRFAMPALLEAAIVWALVMGGIFVVVACSGLAGLAHPWLTCGLITCITGALGFIGPNGTVMAFSRHAHQAGSASALLGTMQFSLGSLSSVLVGILPGGGAIPTAIGMMTGVIGMVCANILRRRHTDKAEHEY, from the coding sequence ATGACAACATCTTCTACCCATCCTGCCCTTTTTAAAAATGGGCTGCCGCTGCAGCTTATCCTGCTTTTGGGGCTTGTTACGGCAATTGGCCCACTTGCTACAGACATGTATCTTCCGGCTTTTCCTGATGTTGAACGGGATTTGGGCGGTGGCGCTGGTTCTGCTCAGTTTACACTGGGGGCATGGTTTCTAGGGCTGGCGTTTGGTCAATTCTCTCAAGGCCCGCTGTCAGATAGGTTTGGGCGCAAGGTTCCTTTGGTTATAGGGCTTGCAGTCTTTGCTGTTGCATCTGCCATGTGTGCTGTGGTGCGGGATTATCATCTGTTCTGTATCATGCGTTTTATTGGTGCATTTGGTGGCTCTGCCAGCGCAGTTATTCCGCGTGCCATTGTAAGAGATGTGGCAACCGGCAAAAAAGGTGCGCATATTATGGCGCAGCTTACACTGGTGTTTGGTGTGATGCCTGTGTTGGCCCCCAGCATGGGGAGCTTGGTGCTGGAATTTGGGAACTGGCGGTGGATATTCTGGAGTGGCACCCTATACGCCATTCTGGGTATGGTTGGCATTATATACATGCTGCCAGATACGCTGTCCCCCGCGCATCGGATGCGCTTGGCGCCTTTCGAAATTTTTACCCGTTACCGCACGATCCTGCGTGAACCTGTTTTTCTTTCCAATGCGCTTATCACAACATTTTCTACTTTTGTGATGTTCGCCTATCTGGGAAGCGCGCCTGTTCTGTTTGAACAGGTTCTTCATTTTTCTCCCACAGCTTTTGGCGTGTTTTTTGGTGCAAATGCTGCTGCTTTTATTTTGGGAACCCAGATTAACGGCAGACTTGTGCATAGGTTTGCCATGCCTGCTTTGCTAGAGGCCGCCATTGTCTGGGCTTTGGTGATGGGCGGCATTTTTGTGGTAGTGGCTTGTTCCGGTTTGGCAGGTCTTGCGCATCCGTGGCTGACATGTGGGCTGATTACATGCATTACCGGCGCATTGGGGTTTATTGGGCCAAACGGTACCGTAATGGCATTTTCACGCCATGCACATCAGGCAGGTAGTGCTTCTGCCTTGCTTGGCACAATGCAGTTTAGCCTTGGCTCATTAAGCAGTGTTCTGGTGGGTATTTTGCCCGGAGGCGGCGCTATTCCAACAGCTATTGGCATGATGACAGGTGTTATCGGCATGGTCTGTGCCAATATCCTGCGCCGCAGGCATACAGACAAAGCAGAGCATGAATATTAA
- a CDS encoding Trm112 family protein, which yields MSDTPPLDSRLLSVLVCPVTKGPLTYNAETNELISKKAGLAFPIRDGIPIMLPDEARRLES from the coding sequence ATGTCTGACACACCTCCGCTTGATTCCCGGCTTCTTTCGGTGCTTGTGTGCCCTGTTACCAAAGGGCCTCTGACTTACAATGCTGAAACAAATGAACTGATCAGCAAAAAAGCTGGTCTTGCCTTTCCTATCCGTGATGGCATCCCCATCATGCTGCCAGATGAAGCACGCCGCCTAGAAAGCTGA
- a CDS encoding LON peptidase substrate-binding domain-containing protein, which produces MAAVFFQDEDDIPRRVPKLGDVTLADIPPEIGLFPLSGVVLLPRGRLPLNVFEPRYIALVEDALATQRLIGMIQPRWREEEDEANSAPPLYPIGCLGRIVSFTERADGTYAVTLAGLTRFRLLRETGETRGYRQARIDVSTFAGDLNEIPSAPFDREKLLGSMRRYFQKKGLQARWSLLEQMDDDILLVTLPMICPFPPAEKQALLDAEDLTDRVRVLQTLLDLSGPEQEGPPS; this is translated from the coding sequence TTGGCTGCAGTATTTTTTCAAGATGAAGATGACATCCCCCGGCGAGTTCCCAAACTAGGGGATGTCACTTTAGCCGATATCCCTCCGGAAATTGGTCTGTTTCCGTTAAGCGGCGTTGTTCTTCTGCCACGAGGAAGACTGCCGCTTAACGTATTTGAACCACGCTATATTGCATTGGTGGAAGATGCACTGGCAACGCAGCGCCTGATAGGCATGATCCAGCCGCGTTGGCGGGAAGAAGAAGATGAAGCGAACAGCGCCCCGCCACTGTACCCCATAGGGTGCCTTGGCCGGATTGTTTCCTTTACTGAACGCGCCGATGGAACTTATGCCGTTACACTTGCAGGCCTTACGCGCTTTAGGCTCCTGCGTGAAACAGGAGAAACACGTGGGTATCGGCAAGCAAGGATAGATGTTTCCACTTTTGCTGGGGATCTGAACGAAATTCCGTCTGCTCCGTTTGACCGGGAAAAGCTTCTGGGCTCCATGCGGCGTTATTTCCAGAAAAAAGGGCTACAGGCACGTTGGTCTCTGCTGGAACAGATGGATGATGATATCTTGCTTGTAACATTGCCCATGATCTGTCCTTTCCCTCCGGCAGAAAAACAGGCATTGCTTGATGCCGAAGATCTAACTGACCGTGTGCGGGTGCTGCAAACACTGCTAGACCTGTCTGGTCCGGAACAGGAAGGCCCGCCTTCCTGA
- a CDS encoding tetratricopeptide repeat protein translates to MEHLLGQPQSDTQNGTIAPQSTAPVITDGSQATFMQDVIEASRSVPVLVDFWADWCGPCKQLAPVLEKVVTAARGKVRLVKIDIEANRALAGQLAQVGLPLQSIPLVAAFWKGQILDLFQGALPESEIKKFVENILKSSGGGILPATEQLREADVALETEMPARAAELYSSVIGEEPENPRAWGGLIRAMLALDDEDAAVAALADVPAKITDSPEVAGARAALDLKKEGRKAAEEMESIHARLAANPEDFEARCELATALNAAGKREEAANELLHIIKADRNWKEGAAKQQLLRFFEAWGNEEPATAVSRRRLSSMLFS, encoded by the coding sequence ATGGAACACCTTCTCGGTCAGCCGCAGTCTGATACACAAAACGGCACCATAGCACCTCAGAGCACGGCACCCGTGATTACGGATGGGTCTCAGGCCACATTCATGCAGGATGTGATTGAAGCAAGCCGTTCTGTTCCTGTGTTAGTTGATTTCTGGGCAGATTGGTGTGGCCCATGCAAGCAACTTGCTCCTGTGCTGGAAAAAGTGGTGACAGCAGCACGTGGCAAAGTGCGCTTGGTTAAAATTGATATTGAAGCAAACCGTGCTCTAGCTGGGCAGCTTGCGCAGGTTGGCTTGCCGCTACAGTCTATTCCATTGGTTGCGGCCTTCTGGAAAGGGCAGATTCTGGATCTGTTCCAAGGCGCTTTGCCGGAAAGCGAAATCAAGAAGTTTGTCGAAAACATTCTAAAAAGCAGCGGTGGCGGCATTCTGCCTGCAACAGAACAACTGCGTGAAGCAGATGTGGCGCTGGAAACTGAAATGCCAGCCCGTGCGGCAGAACTGTATTCCTCTGTTATTGGGGAAGAGCCAGAAAACCCACGTGCATGGGGTGGGCTTATCCGCGCGATGTTGGCGCTGGATGATGAAGATGCCGCTGTTGCCGCTCTGGCAGATGTACCTGCTAAAATAACCGATAGCCCGGAAGTGGCTGGCGCACGCGCTGCGCTGGACCTGAAAAAGGAAGGACGCAAGGCGGCAGAGGAAATGGAAAGCATTCACGCACGCCTTGCCGCCAACCCGGAAGATTTTGAAGCACGCTGCGAACTGGCAACAGCCCTGAATGCTGCCGGAAAACGCGAAGAAGCCGCGAATGAACTGCTACATATCATCAAGGCAGACCGTAACTGGAAGGAAGGGGCTGCCAAACAGCAGCTTCTGCGTTTTTTTGAAGCATGGGGTAATGAAGAACCCGCAACTGCGGTTTCGCGCCGTCGTCTGTCCTCCATGCTGTTTTCATGA